In Vibrio kanaloae, the genomic stretch CGATCGTTGTAGCCTCGAAAGAGATTATCTTGTGCTTCACTGGTTCAATTCAACGGGCAAGCTCACGTTCATTTCGAATCGGTGATTGGATTGAGGTAGGGAAAATAAGTGGTGAGGTGATAGAGCATAATCTGATGGCGACTGTGATCCAGGAAATTGATCTTTATCATGGGCAATATCACTTCACAGGTAAGACAGCAACACTACCCAACAGTATGTTTTTCACTTATCCCGTGAAGAACCTTAATTTCATGAAGCGGTACGTCTATCATAATTTTTCAGTGACGGTGAGGGACTTTGTCAACTTGTATCCTATGTTGCCAGATCTTACCGTTAAAATTGAAGAGCATTGTGAAGAGTTTATTGATGTTGCGCGTCGTTATAACGGTATGATTGAGAAACACGCAGGTGTCGATCTTCCAGGCTCAGAACCTCATATCCACATCACTAGCAGCCCTACGGGTGAGCAAGAAGTTCACTTTATGATTTTCTGCCCAACCGAAAAAGCGGTCCACCTAGAGCAAGATATTCGCAAAGATTTTATGGAAGCGTACGCTGAAGAGTTTCCTGTTACCGTTTAATCCTCGTTTTTGTGAATGAAATTAGCCGAATAAAAAGAAAGCCGAGAGCGATATAATCGACTCTCGGCTTTTTTGTCTGTTTCTAATCAATCGAGACTAGTCTAAGTCAGCAATTGGCAACCAATCGACTTGCACGCCAGCTTGCTCGAACATATCTTGGCTAACTTTGATTTTATCTCCCCAACGAGAAAGGAAGTCTTCACTTTGCTCAGGACAGTGAACCGCGGAGATACCCGTTTGGATGATCTTTGCAGCACAGTTTGGACAAGGGAAGTGAGTCACCCAGATTTCACAACTGTCTAAATCACGCTTAGCGAACAAGATTGCGTTTTCTTCTGCATGCAACGTTTTTAGGTATTTCATTTCACGATCATCAGTATCAGCACTATCAGATACGCCATGAGGGTAGCCGTTAAAGCCTACTGAAACGATACGGTTGTGTTTGGTGATGACAGCACCAACTTGAGTGGATGGATCTTTACTCCAAGAGCCAACCAGCTCTGCCATTTGATAGAAACGTTTAGCCCATTTTGAAATCATGAGAATTACCTTAAGTAATTAAATATGAATGCTTATGTTGGAAGATACATGATGTTAGTCAAAACACCTAGTTACTAAGCGCGAGAAAGGTTCATTTGAGGCAAATTTGTTATCTGTTTGTAAGTGTTTTATAAGCATCAGGT encodes the following:
- a CDS encoding mechanosensitive ion channel family protein: MEKMWQVIDFLLTHKFIFSALIICIILIIRRITLSQIRGDVAFLSEDQRNWMSRTKNGTVAVVVFTMFVLWKSEISEFALSVTAIAVAIVVASKEIILCFTGSIQRASSRSFRIGDWIEVGKISGEVIEHNLMATVIQEIDLYHGQYHFTGKTATLPNSMFFTYPVKNLNFMKRYVYHNFSVTVRDFVNLYPMLPDLTVKIEEHCEEFIDVARRYNGMIEKHAGVDLPGSEPHIHITSSPTGEQEVHFMIFCPTEKAVHLEQDIRKDFMEAYAEEFPVTV
- a CDS encoding dCMP deaminase family protein; translated protein: MISKWAKRFYQMAELVGSWSKDPSTQVGAVITKHNRIVSVGFNGYPHGVSDSADTDDREMKYLKTLHAEENAILFAKRDLDSCEIWVTHFPCPNCAAKIIQTGISAVHCPEQSEDFLSRWGDKIKVSQDMFEQAGVQVDWLPIADLD